The following are from one region of the Sorghum bicolor cultivar BTx623 chromosome 2, Sorghum_bicolor_NCBIv3, whole genome shotgun sequence genome:
- the LOC8071857 gene encoding 60S ribosomal protein L22-2 — MARGVAVGAKGGAGGGAKKKGSVTFTIYCTKLVEDKIMEISTLEKFLQEHIKVAGGKAGNLGEGITVTRDKTKVTVTSDGPFSKRYISTKRAS; from the coding sequence ATGGCGCGCGGCGTGGCGGTTGGGGCGAAGGGCGGCGCTGGCGGCGGCGCCAAGAAGAAGGGCTCCGTCACCTTCACAATCTACTGCACCAAGCTCGTGGAGGACAAGATCATGGAGATCTCCACGCTCGAGAAGTTCCTGCAGGAGCACATCAAGGTCGCCGGCGGCAAGGCTGGCAACCTCGGCGAGGGCATCACCGTCACCCGCGATAAGACCAAGGTCACCGTCACCTCCGATGGGCCTTTCTCCAAGAGGTATATAAGCACAAAGCGTGCTAGTTAA